A genomic window from Sphingomonas taxi includes:
- a CDS encoding phosphotransferase family protein: MTDTIPVADKDRLDEARLTAWMEANVAGFSGPLTYAKFAGGQSNPTYRIDSPSGAYVLRRKPFGTLLPSAHAVDREYRLIAGLHPTGFPVARPYGLCTDERVVGAMFYVMALVEGRNLWDGTLPDYAPAERTGLYNAMVDTLADLHNTDHFAVGLGDYGKPGNYFARQVERWTKQYRASETELMPEVERLIAFLPRTVPDQTRTSIVHGDYRIDNMIFHATEPRVVAVLDWELSTLGDPLADFSYFLMSWVTEPEGRSGVKGQTGPETGIPTIEDMVDRYCARTGRDGVPDLNWYFAYNLFRLTGIVQGIKKRIVDGTASSAQAERSAAQVHRLAAASWHFAQAAGA, from the coding sequence ATGACCGACACCATCCCCGTCGCCGACAAGGACCGCCTCGACGAGGCCAGGCTCACCGCGTGGATGGAGGCGAACGTCGCCGGCTTCTCCGGTCCGCTGACCTACGCCAAATTCGCCGGCGGCCAGTCCAACCCCACCTATCGGATTGACAGCCCGTCGGGCGCCTATGTGCTGCGTCGCAAGCCGTTCGGCACGCTGCTCCCCTCCGCGCATGCGGTCGACCGCGAATATCGCCTGATCGCCGGCCTCCACCCCACCGGCTTTCCCGTCGCCAGACCCTATGGCCTGTGCACCGACGAGCGCGTCGTCGGCGCGATGTTCTACGTGATGGCGCTGGTCGAGGGCCGCAACCTGTGGGACGGCACGCTGCCCGATTACGCCCCGGCCGAGCGCACCGGCCTCTACAATGCGATGGTCGACACGCTCGCCGACCTGCACAATACCGACCATTTCGCCGTCGGCCTCGGCGATTACGGCAAGCCCGGCAATTATTTCGCGCGGCAGGTCGAACGCTGGACGAAGCAATATCGCGCCAGCGAGACCGAACTGATGCCCGAGGTCGAACGCCTCATCGCCTTCCTGCCGCGTACCGTCCCGGACCAGACGCGCACGTCGATCGTCCACGGCGACTATCGCATCGACAATATGATCTTTCATGCCACCGAGCCTCGCGTCGTCGCGGTCCTCGACTGGGAGCTGTCGACGCTCGGCGATCCGCTCGCCGATTTCTCCTATTTCCTGATGAGCTGGGTCACCGAGCCCGAGGGGCGATCGGGCGTGAAGGGGCAGACCGGGCCGGAGACGGGCATCCCGACGATCGAGGATATGGTGGACCGCTATTGCGCGCGCACCGGTCGCGACGGCGTTCCCGATCTCAACTGGTATTTCGCCTACAACCTCTTCCGCCTGACCGGCATCGTCCAGGGCATCAAGAAGCGGATCGTCGACGGCACCGCGTCGAGCGCGCAGGCCGAGCGGTCGGCGGCGCAGGTCCATCGCCTCGCCGCGGCGAGCTGGCATTTCGCGCAAGCCGCAGGAGCCTGA
- a CDS encoding Zn-dependent alcohol dehydrogenase: MKAAILFEPKQPLGIEEVTVSAPAAHEVLIRTAAVGVCRSDLHFVDGIYPHALPTIPGHEAAGVVEAIGSEVRTVKVGDHVVTCLSAYCGQCEFCVTGRMALCVDAAVRRPKGAPPRLMLGDRPVAQMLNLSAYAEQMLIHEHACVAIDRDMPLDRAALLGCAVTTGAGAVFNTTDVTPGETVCVVGCGGIGLAAINAAKIAGAGKIIALDPVAEKRALAEKLGATHSIDAGSPTAADEVIELTRGGVHHAIEAVGRPQSAATAVKVLRRGGSATILGMLPPSESVGLSAIDLLSGKKLQGGLMGSNRFPVDIPRLVDFYMRGALDLDTIIAERLPLERINHAFAELRKGDATRTVITFG, translated from the coding sequence ATGAAAGCCGCCATCCTCTTCGAACCCAAACAACCGCTCGGCATCGAGGAGGTCACCGTCTCGGCGCCCGCCGCACACGAAGTCCTCATCCGCACCGCGGCGGTCGGCGTCTGTCGCTCCGACCTGCATTTCGTCGACGGCATCTACCCGCATGCGCTGCCGACGATTCCCGGCCACGAGGCCGCCGGCGTCGTTGAGGCGATCGGCAGCGAGGTGCGCACGGTCAAGGTCGGCGACCACGTCGTCACCTGCCTGTCCGCCTATTGCGGCCAGTGCGAATTCTGCGTCACCGGCCGCATGGCGCTGTGCGTCGACGCCGCCGTCCGCCGTCCCAAGGGGGCGCCGCCGCGGCTGATGCTCGGCGACCGGCCGGTCGCGCAGATGCTCAACCTGTCGGCCTATGCCGAACAGATGCTGATCCACGAACACGCCTGCGTCGCGATCGACCGCGACATGCCGCTCGATCGCGCGGCGTTGCTCGGCTGTGCCGTGACCACCGGCGCGGGTGCGGTGTTCAACACCACCGACGTGACGCCCGGCGAGACGGTATGCGTCGTCGGCTGCGGCGGCATCGGCCTCGCCGCGATCAACGCAGCGAAGATCGCGGGCGCGGGCAAGATCATCGCGCTCGATCCGGTGGCGGAGAAGCGCGCGCTCGCCGAAAAGCTCGGCGCGACGCACAGTATCGACGCCGGCTCCCCGACCGCGGCGGACGAGGTGATCGAACTCACCCGCGGCGGCGTCCATCACGCGATCGAGGCGGTCGGACGGCCGCAGAGCGCCGCCACCGCGGTCAAGGTGCTGCGCCGCGGCGGCTCCGCGACGATCCTCGGCATGCTGCCGCCGAGCGAGTCGGTCGGCCTGTCGGCGATCGACCTGCTCTCGGGCAAGAAGCTGCAGGGCGGACTGATGGGCAGCAACCGTTTCCCGGTCGACATCCCGCGCCTCGTCGACTTCTACATGCGCGGCGCGCTCGATCTCGACACGATCATCGCAGAGCGCCTGCCGCTGGAGCGGATCAACCATGCCTTCGCCGAACTCCGCAAGGGCGACGCGACGCGCACCGTGATCACCTTCGGGTGA
- a CDS encoding energy transducer TonB → MLALLTVVALAAADIPPPPAPPGEQQLVSWVMSPALCRGSGDTPRAERMIRRPDPQHALAWLYPAVLRPVTLDFRIDATGRPLSIVRVNPDYQFAMADVVPAFAASRFAPGGERSRCTVTFTARTDVIAVAPVADLVAYSVFPNEPPPRAVWDRVRPPGSTCTDPVPEVLLRAFPHFKALPDQPGYRSWSMVGYDLDRSGKPVRPHITASSGTPALDQASVRAVATSRFERGARTGCFFPYWKGAATLPAPPAPEEDSVRPADATCPKEHDFERKPALFYPERYSRRSIEGWAIIAFDVASWGATGNIRMLASEPTSEFGEAAKAMIGNVTFKPSPHGYTGCIERVFYRMPAVKKAVTS, encoded by the coding sequence ATGCTCGCGCTCCTCACCGTCGTCGCCCTGGCGGCCGCCGACATCCCGCCGCCGCCCGCGCCGCCGGGCGAACAACAGCTCGTCAGTTGGGTGATGAGCCCGGCGCTGTGTCGTGGGAGCGGCGACACGCCGCGCGCCGAGCGCATGATCCGCCGACCCGACCCGCAGCATGCGCTCGCCTGGCTATATCCGGCCGTGTTGCGACCGGTGACGCTGGATTTCCGTATCGATGCGACCGGCCGTCCCTTGTCGATCGTCCGCGTGAACCCGGACTATCAGTTCGCCATGGCCGACGTCGTGCCGGCGTTCGCCGCGAGTCGCTTCGCGCCGGGAGGCGAACGCAGCCGCTGCACCGTGACCTTCACCGCCCGGACCGATGTGATCGCCGTCGCGCCGGTTGCCGACCTCGTCGCTTACAGCGTGTTCCCCAATGAACCGCCGCCGCGGGCCGTGTGGGATCGCGTGCGTCCTCCGGGATCGACCTGCACCGATCCGGTCCCCGAGGTGCTGCTCCGCGCCTTCCCGCATTTCAAGGCGCTGCCCGATCAGCCCGGTTACCGTAGCTGGTCGATGGTCGGCTACGACCTCGATCGCTCCGGCAAGCCGGTCAGGCCGCACATCACCGCCAGCAGCGGCACGCCCGCATTGGATCAGGCATCGGTGCGTGCCGTCGCGACCTCGCGTTTCGAGCGCGGCGCCCGCACGGGCTGCTTCTTCCCTTATTGGAAGGGGGCGGCGACCTTGCCTGCGCCACCGGCGCCCGAAGAGGACAGCGTCCGCCCCGCCGACGCCACCTGTCCCAAGGAGCATGATTTCGAGCGCAAGCCGGCGCTGTTCTACCCCGAGCGCTATAGCCGGCGCAGCATCGAAGGCTGGGCGATCATCGCCTTCGACGTCGCCTCCTGGGGCGCGACCGGCAACATCCGCATGCTGGCGTCCGAGCCGACGAGCGAATTCGGGGAGGCTGCCAAAGCGATGATCGGCAACGTCACGTTCAAACCGTCGCCGCACGGCTATACCGGCTGTATCGAACGGGTTTTCTATCGCATGCCGGCAGTCAAAAAGGCCGTCACGAGCTAG
- a CDS encoding acyl-CoA dehydrogenase family protein produces MPLYLNDEQTMLRDTAKDFIAEHAPVGHLRSLRDGNDPTGFSRDLWKQFAEMGLNGVLIPEAQGGLGLGHVEAGVVLEEIGRNLSPSPFLATAVAAVEALKGSAQAERWFPGIVAGETVAALAIDEGAKHRDRIAMTAERSGNGFRLTGAKQFVTHGHVADLLIVAARTAGSPDDAEGVTLFAVPKDAANLTATPERLADSSLAARIAFEGVEVDADAVIGEVDGGCGPLDRLLRAGRTGAAAELLGVGGGAMDMTVGYLKERKQFGVAIGSFQALQHRAAHLYAEMEVARAAVLKAQQLLDTGAEADAAVSIAKAMTGMATTLSVQEGIQMHGGIGMTDEYDIGFYMKRARVLAEMFGDIGFHADRLAKAAGY; encoded by the coding sequence ATGCCCCTCTACCTCAACGACGAACAGACGATGCTCCGCGATACCGCGAAGGACTTCATCGCCGAACACGCTCCCGTCGGCCATTTGCGGTCCTTGCGCGACGGCAACGACCCGACCGGTTTCAGCCGCGACCTGTGGAAGCAGTTCGCCGAAATGGGCCTCAACGGCGTATTGATCCCCGAGGCGCAAGGCGGGCTCGGGCTCGGCCATGTCGAGGCGGGCGTGGTGCTGGAGGAGATCGGCCGCAACCTGTCCCCCTCCCCCTTCCTCGCCACCGCGGTCGCGGCGGTCGAGGCGCTGAAGGGCTCGGCGCAGGCGGAGCGCTGGTTTCCCGGCATCGTCGCCGGCGAGACGGTGGCGGCGCTGGCGATCGACGAGGGCGCAAAGCATCGCGACCGGATCGCGATGACCGCGGAGCGTTCCGGCAACGGCTTCCGCCTGACCGGCGCGAAGCAGTTCGTCACCCATGGCCATGTCGCCGATCTGCTGATCGTCGCGGCGCGCACCGCGGGGTCTCCCGACGATGCCGAAGGCGTCACGCTGTTCGCCGTACCGAAGGACGCCGCCAACCTCACCGCGACGCCCGAGCGGCTGGCGGATTCGAGCCTCGCCGCGCGGATCGCGTTCGAGGGCGTCGAGGTCGATGCCGATGCGGTGATCGGCGAGGTCGATGGCGGGTGCGGGCCGCTCGACCGGCTGCTGCGCGCGGGCCGGACCGGCGCGGCGGCGGAGCTGCTCGGCGTCGGCGGCGGCGCGATGGACATGACCGTCGGCTATCTCAAGGAGCGCAAGCAGTTCGGCGTCGCGATCGGCAGCTTCCAGGCGCTGCAGCATCGCGCCGCGCATCTCTATGCCGAGATGGAGGTGGCGCGCGCCGCGGTGCTCAAGGCGCAGCAATTGCTCGACACGGGTGCCGAGGCGGACGCCGCGGTATCGATCGCCAAGGCGATGACCGGCATGGCGACGACGCTCAGCGTGCAGGAGGGCATCCAGATGCACGGCGGCATCGGCATGACCGACGAATATGACATCGGCTTCTACATGAAGCGCGCCCGCGTGCTCGCCGAGATGTTCGGCGACATCGGCTTCCATGCCGACCGGCTGGCGAAGGCGGCAGGCTATTGA
- a CDS encoding acyl-CoA dehydrogenase family protein codes for MTDTDLDTFRSDTRAWLAENCPPEMREPVRSDTDVCWGGRNFAPSSPAQKDWLDRTAARGWTVPDWPKAYGGGGLSAAQTKILREEMAAIRARNPLNSFGISMLGPALLKYGTEEQKLEHLPKIARGEIRWCQGYSEPNAGSDLAGLAASAEDAGDHYIVNGQKVWTSYADKADWIFCLVRTSKASKQGGISFVLFDMASPGVSTKPILLISGYSPFCETFMDDVKVPKANRIHDENKGWDVAKYLLGHEREMISGMGLASGGRNPLVEGAIATIGLDHDGRLADPVLRTQIALFEVRAKAFAAMSERFIDELKAGRAHPAQPSMMKYVGTELNKDRYELMMASGGSDALEWESERSRTGAMPRAWLRTKANSIEGGTSEIQLNIIAKRILELPGA; via the coding sequence ATGACCGACACCGACCTCGACACCTTCCGCTCGGACACCCGCGCCTGGCTGGCGGAGAATTGCCCGCCTGAGATGCGCGAGCCGGTGCGATCCGACACCGACGTCTGCTGGGGCGGGCGCAATTTCGCGCCGTCGTCGCCGGCGCAGAAGGACTGGCTCGACCGGACGGCCGCGCGCGGCTGGACCGTCCCCGACTGGCCCAAGGCCTATGGCGGCGGCGGGCTGTCGGCGGCGCAGACCAAGATCCTGCGCGAGGAGATGGCGGCGATCCGCGCGCGCAATCCGCTCAACTCGTTCGGTATCTCGATGCTCGGGCCGGCGCTGCTCAAATATGGCACCGAGGAGCAGAAGCTCGAGCATCTGCCCAAGATCGCCCGCGGCGAGATCCGCTGGTGCCAAGGCTATTCCGAACCCAATGCCGGCTCCGACCTCGCCGGCCTCGCCGCCAGCGCCGAGGATGCGGGCGATCATTATATCGTCAACGGCCAGAAGGTGTGGACCAGCTATGCCGACAAGGCCGACTGGATCTTCTGTCTGGTGCGCACCAGCAAGGCATCGAAACAGGGCGGGATCAGCTTCGTGCTGTTCGACATGGCCTCGCCGGGCGTCTCGACCAAGCCGATCCTGCTGATCAGCGGCTATTCGCCCTTTTGCGAGACCTTCATGGACGATGTGAAGGTCCCCAAGGCGAACCGCATCCACGACGAGAACAAGGGCTGGGACGTCGCCAAATACCTGCTCGGCCACGAGCGCGAGATGATCTCGGGCATGGGGCTGGCGAGCGGCGGGCGCAATCCGTTGGTCGAGGGGGCGATCGCGACGATCGGACTGGATCATGACGGGCGGCTCGCCGATCCGGTGCTGCGCACGCAGATCGCGCTGTTCGAGGTGCGCGCCAAGGCGTTCGCGGCGATGTCCGAACGGTTCATCGACGAGCTGAAGGCGGGACGCGCGCATCCCGCGCAGCCGAGCATGATGAAATATGTCGGCACCGAGCTGAACAAGGATCGCTACGAGCTGATGATGGCCTCGGGCGGCTCGGATGCGCTCGAATGGGAGAGCGAGCGTTCGCGCACCGGCGCGATGCCGCGCGCGTGGCTGCGCACCAAGGCCAATTCGATCGAGGGCGGCACGAGCGAGATCCAGCTCAACATCATCGCCAAGCGGATTCTCGAGCTGCCCGGCGCCTAG
- a CDS encoding serine hydrolase domain-containing protein translates to MTNATASATGFDAGRLTAIDAFLKARYLDTGLLPHAQLLIARDGEIVHFSHQGAAREGGAPIDDRSLFRIASMTKPITSIAFMMLVEAGKVAVDTPVHHVLPAFKQLGVYNGGGAGVPFATKPTAEPMRMLDLLRHTSGLTYSFQNRSNVDAAYREGRIESWHGNLDLDGFVAALGKLPLEFSPGEGWNYSVATDVLGAVIERVSGQTLDAFFAERIFAPLGMDDTFFQVPADKIDRLTDCYTLGEARQRQLYDRGEASAWSRRPKLLSGGGGLVSSALDYHRFCRMCENGGTLDGVRIVGRKTLDLMTMNHLPGGKDLASLSRSLFSETQNAGTGFGLGFAVTQDVAKTMIPGSKGEYYWGGMFSTAFFIDPVERLHMVFMTQFSPSSLYPIRRELKTMIYAALN, encoded by the coding sequence ATGACCAATGCGACCGCCTCCGCGACGGGTTTCGATGCCGGCCGCCTCACCGCGATCGATGCCTTTCTAAAGGCGCGGTATCTCGACACCGGGCTGCTCCCGCACGCGCAGCTGCTGATCGCGCGCGACGGCGAGATCGTCCATTTCTCGCATCAGGGTGCGGCGCGCGAGGGCGGCGCGCCGATCGACGACCGGTCGCTGTTCCGCATCGCGTCGATGACCAAGCCGATCACCTCGATCGCGTTCATGATGCTGGTCGAGGCGGGCAAGGTGGCGGTGGATACGCCCGTCCATCACGTCCTGCCCGCATTCAAGCAGCTCGGCGTCTACAATGGCGGGGGCGCAGGGGTGCCGTTCGCGACGAAGCCGACCGCGGAGCCGATGCGGATGCTCGACCTGCTGCGGCACACCTCCGGGCTGACCTACAGCTTCCAGAACCGGTCGAACGTCGACGCCGCCTATCGCGAGGGGCGGATCGAAAGCTGGCACGGCAATCTCGACCTCGACGGCTTCGTCGCCGCATTGGGCAAATTGCCGCTGGAATTCTCGCCCGGTGAGGGCTGGAACTATTCGGTCGCCACCGACGTGCTTGGCGCGGTCATCGAGCGGGTGTCGGGCCAGACGCTCGACGCCTTCTTCGCGGAGCGGATCTTCGCGCCGCTCGGCATGGACGACACCTTCTTCCAGGTGCCGGCCGACAAGATCGACCGGCTGACCGATTGCTATACGCTCGGCGAGGCCCGGCAGCGCCAGCTCTACGATCGCGGCGAGGCGAGCGCGTGGAGCCGGCGCCCGAAGCTGCTGTCGGGCGGCGGCGGGCTGGTGTCGAGCGCGCTCGATTATCACCGCTTCTGCCGGATGTGCGAGAATGGCGGGACGCTGGACGGGGTGCGCATCGTCGGACGCAAGACGCTCGACCTGATGACGATGAACCATCTGCCCGGCGGCAAGGATCTCGCCAGCCTGTCGCGCTCGTTGTTCAGCGAGACGCAGAATGCCGGCACCGGTTTCGGCCTCGGCTTCGCGGTGACGCAGGACGTTGCGAAGACGATGATCCCGGGGTCGAAGGGCGAATATTATTGGGGCGGCATGTTCTCGACCGCCTTCTTCATCGACCCCGTCGAGCGGCTGCACATGGTGTTCATGACGCAGTTCAGCCCGTCGAGCCTCTATCCGATCCGCCGCGAGCTGAAGACGATGATCTACGCCGCGCTCAACTGA
- a CDS encoding 3-hydroxyacyl-CoA dehydrogenase NAD-binding domain-containing protein, translated as MTSPIRTERHGEVLVIISDNPPVNALGAAVRQGLEGAIKEGVADATVEAMVIRCEGRTFFAGADITEFGKPMVEPGLPTVVDMIEASTKPVIAAIHGTALGGGCEVALGCHYRVAVPSAKIGTPEVKLGLLPGAGGTQRLPRIAGVRVALELTAKGDPMPAKKAQEAGLIDRIVGEDSLAADAIAFAREVKAKRPIPRASEREAKPDPEAVAAFQKENARRFRGFDAPAANIACVVKATEAPFAEGIAFERQEFMRLMMGNQSAAQRHIFFAERQAAKIDDVPADTVRRPINRVGVIGAGTMGGGISMNFLSAGIPVTIVEMQQEALDLGTATIRKNYEATAAKGRMKHEQVEAAMAALTPTLDFDALGECDLIIEAVYENMEVKQEIFTRLDTIAKPGAILASNTSYLNIDEIAACTARPQDVVGMHFFSPANVMKLLEVVRGAKTAPDVLATVMDLAKKIRKVAVVAGVTYGFIGNRMLMPRQVEANKLLLEGATPEQIDRVHVAFGMPMGPFQMADLAGVDIGWHRDPNRIENIRDALAAEGRWGQKKQAGFYDYDEKRNPTPSPRVAEIIDEWRAKTDTPQHDVTDEEIIERTLYTMVNEGALILEEGMAQRASDVDVVWIYGYGWPVYRGGPMFWAKTEGYEKVVAGLEKHGFPVARSLKSGTIK; from the coding sequence ATGACTTCACCGATCCGCACCGAACGCCATGGCGAGGTGCTCGTCATCATATCCGACAATCCACCGGTCAACGCGCTCGGCGCGGCGGTGCGGCAGGGGCTCGAGGGGGCGATCAAGGAGGGCGTCGCCGATGCGACGGTCGAGGCGATGGTGATCCGGTGCGAGGGCCGCACCTTCTTCGCCGGCGCCGACATCACCGAATTCGGCAAGCCGATGGTCGAGCCCGGCCTGCCAACGGTGGTCGACATGATCGAGGCATCGACCAAGCCGGTGATCGCGGCGATCCACGGCACCGCGCTCGGCGGCGGCTGCGAAGTGGCGCTCGGCTGCCATTATCGCGTCGCGGTGCCGTCGGCCAAGATCGGCACGCCCGAGGTGAAGCTCGGCCTGCTCCCCGGCGCGGGCGGCACGCAGCGGCTGCCGCGGATCGCGGGCGTGCGCGTCGCGCTCGAATTGACCGCCAAGGGCGACCCGATGCCGGCGAAGAAGGCGCAGGAGGCCGGGCTGATCGACCGGATCGTCGGCGAGGACAGCCTGGCGGCCGATGCGATCGCCTTTGCGCGGGAGGTCAAGGCGAAACGGCCGATCCCGCGCGCGTCGGAGCGCGAGGCGAAGCCCGATCCCGAGGCGGTCGCCGCGTTCCAGAAGGAAAATGCGCGGCGCTTCCGCGGCTTCGACGCGCCCGCCGCCAACATCGCCTGCGTCGTCAAGGCGACCGAGGCGCCGTTCGCCGAGGGCATCGCCTTCGAACGGCAGGAATTCATGCGGCTGATGATGGGCAACCAGTCCGCCGCGCAGCGCCATATCTTCTTCGCCGAGCGGCAGGCCGCCAAGATCGACGACGTTCCTGCCGATACGGTACGCCGCCCGATCAACCGCGTCGGCGTGATCGGTGCCGGCACGATGGGTGGCGGCATCTCGATGAACTTCCTGTCGGCCGGCATTCCGGTGACGATCGTCGAAATGCAGCAGGAGGCGCTCGACCTCGGCACCGCGACGATCCGCAAGAATTACGAGGCGACCGCCGCCAAGGGGCGGATGAAACACGAACAGGTCGAGGCGGCGATGGCCGCGCTCACCCCGACGCTCGATTTCGACGCGCTGGGCGAGTGCGACCTCATCATCGAGGCGGTCTATGAGAATATGGAGGTGAAGCAGGAGATCTTCACCCGGCTCGACACGATCGCCAAGCCCGGCGCGATCCTCGCCTCCAACACCTCCTATCTTAACATCGACGAGATCGCCGCCTGCACTGCCCGGCCGCAGGACGTGGTCGGCATGCATTTCTTCTCGCCGGCCAACGTCATGAAGCTGCTCGAGGTGGTGCGCGGCGCGAAGACCGCGCCCGACGTGCTCGCGACGGTCATGGACCTCGCCAAGAAGATCAGGAAGGTCGCGGTGGTCGCCGGTGTTACCTATGGCTTCATCGGCAACCGCATGCTGATGCCGCGCCAGGTCGAGGCGAACAAATTGCTGCTCGAAGGCGCGACGCCGGAGCAGATCGATCGCGTCCATGTCGCCTTCGGCATGCCGATGGGGCCGTTCCAGATGGCCGACCTCGCCGGCGTCGATATCGGCTGGCACCGCGATCCCAATCGGATCGAGAATATCCGCGACGCGCTCGCCGCCGAAGGGCGCTGGGGGCAGAAGAAACAGGCGGGCTTCTACGATTACGACGAGAAGCGGAACCCCACCCCCTCTCCCCGCGTCGCCGAGATCATCGACGAATGGCGGGCGAAGACCGACACGCCGCAGCATGACGTCACCGACGAGGAGATCATCGAGCGCACGCTCTACACGATGGTCAACGAGGGCGCGCTGATCCTCGAAGAGGGGATGGCGCAGCGCGCGTCCGACGTCGATGTGGTGTGGATCTACGGCTACGGCTGGCCGGTCTATCGCGGCGGGCCGATGTTCTGGGCGAAGACCGAAGGGTACGAGAAGGTCGTTGCCGGACTGGAGAAGCACGGCTTCCCGGTCGCCAGGAGCCTGAAGAGCGGCACCATCAAGTAA
- a CDS encoding SDR family NAD(P)-dependent oxidoreductase yields the protein MARFTDRSIVVTGAGSGIGRAAALLFAAEGGRVVVADRTEGADETAAQIAAAGGTARAIRIDAGDEDDVIRAIALARDAFGGLDVMFANAGISGGMANIFDTDVALITEVLRVNLVGPFLAIKHAAPHIAERGGGAIVLTASVAGIRSGAGSPAYSASKAGVINLAAVAAQQLSGSNVRVNALCPGLTETGMTQPVFDYARDVGKEDRIGRLNPLRRGAQPEELAKVALFLASDDASYVNGQVIAVDGGLSSSHPVTRQEYGKTAV from the coding sequence ATGGCCCGTTTCACCGACCGATCGATCGTCGTCACCGGCGCGGGAAGCGGCATTGGCCGCGCCGCCGCCCTGTTGTTCGCCGCCGAGGGCGGCCGCGTCGTCGTCGCCGATCGCACCGAGGGCGCCGACGAGACCGCCGCGCAGATCGCCGCCGCCGGCGGCACCGCCCGCGCGATCCGCATCGACGCTGGCGACGAGGACGACGTGATCCGCGCGATCGCGCTCGCCCGCGATGCGTTCGGCGGGCTCGACGTGATGTTCGCCAATGCCGGTATCTCGGGCGGCATGGCCAATATCTTCGATACCGATGTCGCGCTGATCACCGAGGTGCTGCGCGTCAATCTGGTCGGACCGTTCCTCGCGATCAAACATGCCGCGCCGCATATCGCCGAGCGTGGCGGCGGCGCGATCGTGCTGACCGCCAGCGTCGCCGGCATCCGCTCGGGCGCGGGCTCGCCCGCCTATTCCGCGTCCAAGGCGGGCGTCATCAACCTCGCCGCGGTCGCCGCGCAGCAGCTTTCGGGCAGCAACGTCCGCGTCAATGCGCTGTGTCCCGGTCTGACCGAGACGGGCATGACGCAGCCGGTGTTCGATTATGCCCGCGACGTCGGCAAGGAGGATCGGATCGGCCGTCTCAACCCGCTGCGCCGCGGCGCGCAGCCGGAGGAACTGGCGAAAGTCGCGCTGTTCCTCGCGTCGGACGACGCCAGCTACGTCAACGGTCAGGTGATCGCGGTCGACGGCGGCCTGTCGTCGAGCCATCCCGTCACCCGGCAGGAGTATGGCAAGACCGCGGTATGA
- a CDS encoding acyl-CoA thioesterase: MGERTPEELAAMLVALLDVEEIDTDLYRGSRQPGGRGRVFGGQVIAQALQAAQRSVEGKDAHSLHAYFMRPGDENFPIIYRVTRDFDGRSFATRRVVAVQKGQPILNLAASFQMPEEGLHHQDAMPDVPGPETLKSERELRLAIADQVPEKFRDFFTRRQNAIEMRPLYPRSWFAPEKRAPNNAAWFRTAAGIGDDPAVHRAALAYASDMALLATSMMPHGVNWLMPEMQTASLDHALWIHEPFRADAWLLYTTDSPWAGHARGMNRGSIFTQDGRLVATTAQEGLIRRRTV; encoded by the coding sequence ATGGGCGAGCGCACGCCCGAAGAGCTGGCGGCGATGCTCGTCGCGCTGCTCGACGTCGAGGAGATCGATACCGACCTGTACCGCGGTTCGCGCCAGCCGGGCGGCCGCGGCCGGGTGTTCGGCGGACAGGTGATCGCGCAGGCGTTGCAGGCGGCGCAGCGCTCGGTCGAGGGCAAGGACGCGCATTCGCTCCACGCCTATTTCATGCGGCCCGGGGATGAGAATTTCCCGATCATCTATCGCGTGACGCGCGACTTCGACGGTCGCAGCTTCGCGACGCGGCGCGTGGTGGCGGTGCAGAAGGGTCAGCCGATCCTCAACCTCGCCGCCTCGTTCCAGATGCCCGAGGAAGGCCTGCACCATCAGGACGCGATGCCCGACGTGCCGGGTCCGGAGACGCTCAAGTCGGAACGCGAATTGCGCCTCGCCATCGCGGATCAGGTGCCGGAGAAGTTTCGCGACTTCTTCACGCGGCGGCAGAATGCGATCGAGATGCGGCCGCTCTACCCGCGCAGCTGGTTCGCGCCCGAGAAGCGCGCGCCGAACAATGCCGCCTGGTTCCGCACCGCGGCGGGGATCGGCGACGATCCGGCGGTGCATCGCGCCGCGCTGGCCTATGCGTCCGACATGGCGCTGCTGGCGACGTCGATGATGCCGCATGGCGTCAACTGGCTGATGCCCGAGATGCAGACCGCCAGCCTCGACCATGCGCTGTGGATCCACGAGCCGTTCCGCGCCGATGCATGGCTGCTCTATACCACCGACAGCCCCTGGGCGGGCCACGCGCGCGGCATGAACCGCGGCAGCATCTTCACGCAGGACGGGCGACTGGTCGCGACGACGGCGCAGGAAGGGCTGATCCGCCGGCGGACGGTCTAG